GCTCCCCGCAGCGAACTTTCCGCCCTGCTGCCTTACGCAGCGCTGCTTGCGGCCATGGTGGCTTTCGCGACTGGGAGTTCGGCGGCGAAACAGCTTTTCCCGATGGTCGGCGCGGCAGGAACGACCCTGTACCGCGTGGGCTTTGCGGCCATCCTGCTCATGGCGATGTGGCGTCCTTGGCGGCGGCACTGGACGCGCGGAGAACTGCTGTTGCTGGTCCGGTACGGGATCGTGCTGGGCATGATGAATCTGAGCTTCTACCTGGCGCTGCGGACGATCCCGCTGGGACTGGCGATCGCCATCGAACTGCTCGGCCCGTTAAGCGTGGCGCTGTTCAATTCGCGGCGGCTGCTCCACTTCGTCTGGATCGCCCTGGCGCTGGGCGGGCTTGCGCTGCTGCTGCCCGGCGGCGATGTGACGGGCGGCCTTGATCCGGTCGGCATCGGATTCGCGCTCTGTGCGGCGGTTTGCTGGGGGCTTTATATCGTCTGCGGCAAGAAAGTGGCGCACCTCCATCCCGGACAGACCGTGGCGATGGGTATGGTGTTCGCCACCCTGGCCGTCGCGCCTTTCGGCATCGCCGCGATGGGGGCGGGCCTGCTCAACATCCATGCCGCCGTGCTTGGCCTGATCGTTGCGGTGCTATCTAGCGCCATCCCCTATTCGCTGGAGATGATCTCGCTCAGGCACATTCCGGAGCGTACCTACGGCGTCGTGCTCAGCATCGATCCGGCGATCGGCGCGCTGGCGGGCTATGTGCTGCTGGGCGAAGTGCTGACCGGGCGTCAGCTGGCCGCGCTGTCATGCGTGATCTTCGCGGCCGTTGGCGCCGTGCTGACGCGCGGGGCGGAAACTGCGCCTTCCACTGTCGAGGCGCTTGTCGCGCCTTGAGCGGCGGCGGATTCTTGCGGTTGGGTTCGCGGAGGTGAAAGACGGCGGCAAAGCCGCCGCCATGACATCGACCGGGTTCGGCGGACCGAGGTCCGCCGGCCGTGTCGGTGGCTGCCGCCTGCGGCGGCATCGGCGCCTAGCTTGCCATTCTTTCGAACGGCTTCGCTAAGCGCCTGCCATCGTCAGTACATATGCTGCCCGCCGTTGATGCTCAGCGTCGACCCGGTAACGAATGCGGCATTCTCCGAGCACAGGAACGCACAGCCACGCGCGATCTCGTAGGCGCTGCCGAGGCGGCCGACGGGGATCTTGGCGACGATCTTTTCCAGCACCGGCGCAGGCACGGCCGCGACCATGTCGGTGTCGATGTAGCCCGGCGCGATGGCGTTGACGGTGACGCCGTACTTGGCGCCTTCCTGGGCCAGCGCCTTGGTGAAGCCGTGGATGCCGGACTTGGCGGCCGCGTAGTTCACCTGACCGTACTGGCCGGCCTGGCCGTTGATCGAACCGATGTTGACGATACGGCCCCAGCCGCGCTCACGCATGCCGCCGAAAGTGGCCTTGGCGGTGTTGAAACAGCCACCGAGGTTGATGCGCATGACGTCGTTCCAGTCGTCGAAGCTCATCCGCTGCAGCACGCCGTCACGGGTGATGCCTGCGTTGTTGATGACGATATCGATCGGGCCGATTTCCGCCGCGATCCGCGCGCAGCTTTCCTGCGTCGCTTCGTGGTCGCCCACGTCCCACCGGTAGGCGGAAATGCCGGTCTCTGCGGTGAAGGCGAGGGCCTTCTCCTCATTGCCCGCGTAATTTGCAAGTACGGTATGACCGCGCTCTTTGAGCGCCAGCGATACTGCCTTGCCGATTCCGCGGGTTCCGCCGGTAACAATTGCTACTCGCGCCATATCAAGCCTTTCCCATTTCAGTACATCCACCGCCAACAGTGCTATGAAATGAATATGACGGCCGCAAGGCCGTCTATTGACTTAAACGCGCATGTAATCGAACATCTTGAGTGCAGAAATTGCAACTGCGGTTGCCCGTTTCAGAACTTGAACTGTGTTCCGACGTAAACCGCCTGCCCGTCGAGCTTGCCGTCGGTGAGGGGAACCAGTCGCTCCCGATCCTGCGAATAACGCACGCCGGCAGTGACATCGAGGTTCTCGGTCACGCGGTAGGCACCGCCCAGTTCCACCTCTCCAGCCTCGCCCGAGAACGTGCGCGGTGCGCGTCCGGGCGTGCGCTTCTCGTCGATAGATATGCGCGGCGAAAAGCGTGAGGGGTCCTTCGCCGTCGTGCCGGGCGTCAGGCTGAACTTCTTGAGGTCGGGCAGTTCCGCGATCGGCCGCGCCGGAGCCTGCGGTACGAGGTTCTGCGCGAAATTCTGATACCCGCGCGATACGCCCAGGTTGAATGCGGTGGAGGCGATCCGCAGCGGCGCGGTATCCTGGGCCGCCTGCGCCATCGGCGAGCGCCCGTGAACGATGATCGCCTGCGCCGCCTCGGGATCTACGCGCACGGCGACTGTCACAGCGCGGTCCTGCCGGTTGGGCGTACCTGCGGGCGTGAACGGAAACTGCTGGTCCTTGCCGAGCGAGCGCAGGGCAATCGCGCGCGAGAGGTTTTCAGGGCTTGTCTCGGGATCGAGCGAATCGATCTGACCCGGGGCGCCGGAATGCGACTTGAAATTGGTGGAGAAGGCCAGGACCGCGCTTGGCAGGGCAAGCAGACCAACGCAGCCAGCCAACAGCAGGTTGCTCGTCATGCCGCCCCTTGATGCGGAAACCTGCTCGGTAACCATTGTAACGCCTTGTTGCCTCTCGCAAATCTTCTGGAAAATCGGTCCTGCTCGCATTGGCGGCAGCACAGTTCCACTTAATACGCGGCGAGATTAACACGTCCTGAGCGGCATAGGGAAGGGCTTCGCTGCGCCGCGCCACCGTTCAGCAAGCGCTCAGCGTCGTTTCGCTTAGGAACAACCACGGCCGGCGCAAAGGCTTCGGGCGCACTTGCCGCCCGCACTGCGGCGGTTATAGAGGCTTTTGAAGATGGGTCCGCCCGCGCGTCCATTTTTTTGGGACCGCGCCGACGAATCTGGCACGAAACTGGGAATTACAATGACAGGCAGCACCGATACCGGCCTTCTTACCCTGCGTAATCTCGCAACCGCTGGTTTCTGCGCCGTGGCGGCGCTTGCGCTGGCCGGTTGCGGCGGCGGACGCGAAAAGGCGAAGACCACGCTTGCGCCTTCGCAGGTGACCACGATCGGCGTGAACAGCTACCTATGGCGCGCCAGCCTCGATTCGGTGTCGTTCATGCCGCTGCTCCAGTCGGACAGCGCTGGCGGCGTCATCATCACCGATTGGTACGTGAACCCCAAGACCCCGACCGAGCGGGTCAAGGTCTCGATCATGATTCTCGACCAGAACCTGCGCGCTGACGCGCTCAAGGTCACGGCCGTGCGTGAAGTGTCGCAGGGCGGCGGCTGGACGCCGGCCCCGGTCCAGGCGGCCACCGTGCAGAAGCTGGAAGACATCATCCTCACCCGCGCCCGCGACCTTCGTCGCGATTCGATCGGCGGGTAAGCAGTTTTATCGGGCGGCTGAAACGCCGCCCGTTTTCCTTTTGGCGGGCCTGATCCCGCAGGAGTTTCGACAAAGATGACCGAGCGGTTCGATCCGGCTCAGGCCGACACGCGCTGGCAGGCTGCGTGGGACGAAGCGCAGAGCTTCCGTGCCGACGATACGTCCTCCAAGCCCCGCAGCTATGTCCTTGAGATGTTCCCCTATCCATCGGGGCGCATCCACATCGGCCACGTGCGCAATTACACGATGGGCGACGTGCTGGCCCGCTACAAGCGGATGAAGGGCTTTGAAGTTCTCCACCCGATGGGCTGGGACGCCTTCGGCATGCCGGCAGAAAACGCCGCAATGGAAAAGGGCGTGCACCCCGGCGGCTGGACGCGCGAGAACATCGCGAACATGAAGGCGCAGCTAAAGCGCCTCGGCTTCGCGCTCGACTGGAGCCGCGAACTGGCAACCTGCGAGCCGAAATACTACGGCCACGAACAGGCGCTGTTCCTCGATCTTTACGCTCATGATCTGGTCTACCGCAAGGAATCGGCGGTCAACTGGGATCCGGTCGACCACACCGTGCTTGCCAACGAACAGGTGATCGACGGACGCGGATGGCGCTCGGGCGCACTGGTCGAGAAGCGCAAGCTCTCTCAGTGGTTCCTCAAAATCACGGATTTTGCCGACGAACTGCTCGAAGGCCTCTCCAGCCTCGACAAGTGGCCTGAAAAGGTCCGCACGATGCAGGAGAACTGGATCGGCAAGTCGCAGGGCTTGCAGTTTAAGTTCGACCTTTCGACAGGCGGCAGCGTCGAAGTCTACTCGACACGCCCCGACACGATCTTCGGTGCCAGCTTTGTAGCCGTCGCCGCCGACCATCCGATCGCGCAGGCCGCCGCCGTGGGCCGCCCCGAGGTCGATGAATTCATCGCGCTGTGCAAGCAGGGCGGCACCACCGCGGCGGAACTTGAAACCGCGGAGAAGCTGGGCTTCGACACCGGGATCACCGCGAAGCACCCGTTCACGGGCGCCGAGCTGCCGGTGTTCATCGCCAACTTCGTGCTGATGGATTACGGCACCGGCGCGGTCATGGCCGTTCCCGGCCACGACCAGCGCGACTTCGAATTCGCCACCAAGTACGCCCTGCCGATCCTGCGCGTGGTCGCCGCGAGCGCCGCCGACGCCGACAAACCTTTCGACGGCGAGTCGGAAGCCGGTGACGGCATTCTGGTGAACTCGGGCTTCCTGGACGGCATGAGCGTGGCCGATGCCAAGGCCGCCGTAATCGGCCGCGCCGAAGCCGAAGGCTGGGGCGAGGGCAAGACCGTGTGGCGCCTGCGCGACTGGGGCGTTTCGCGCCAGCGCTACTGGGGCACGCCGATCCCCTTCATCCACTGCGAGGTCTGCGGCGTGGTGCCGGTGCCCAAGAAGCACTTGCCCGTCACCCTGCCCGACGACGTCGATTTCCAGACGCCGGGCAACCCGCTGGTGCGTCACCCGACTTGGAAGCACGTCGACTGCCCGCAGTGCGGCGCACCCGCGCGGCGCGAAACCGACACGCTCGACACCTTCGTCGACAGTTCGTGGTACTTCCTGCGCTTCGCCAGCCAGCCTGGCGACCGTCCGTTCGACCCGGTTAAGATCGCCGAGTGGCTGCCAGTGGAACAGTATATCGGCGGCATCGAGCATGCGATCCTGCACTTGCTCTACGCCCGCTTCTGGACCCGCGCGCTTGCCCGTATCGGCAAGATCGAGGTGAAGGAGCCGTTCGGCAGCCTGTTCACGCAAGGCATGGTCACGCACGAGACCTACTTCCGCATCAACGACGCCAACGGCCAGCCGGTGTACTTCACGCCCGGCGAGGTCGAGCGCAGGTCTGACGGCGCGACGCTCAAGGCGGACGGCGCTCCGATCGAAGTCGGCCGCGTCATCAAAATGTCGAAGTCGAAAAAGAACGTGGTCGATCCCGACGAGATCGTCGCCACTTACGGTGCCGACGCGATCCGCTGGTTCATGCTGTCCGACAGCCCGCCCGAGCGCGACCTGCCCTGGTCCGAAGCCGGCATCGAGGGCTGCGGCCGCTTCGTGCAGCGCCTGTGGCGTCTGTTCGGCCAGTACGAAGCCGGTGCGACCGGCGAAGACAAGGCGCTTGACCGCAAAGCCCACCAAACCGTCGATGCCGCCGCGCGCGACATCGAATCGCTGGGCTTCAACAAGACCGTGGCCCGCATTTACGAGCTGACCGGCGCGATCGAAAAGGCGGCGCCTTCGGCAAGCCGTTCGACCGCGATCCGCACGCTGTTGCTGCTGGTTTCCCCAATGATGCCGCACCTCGCCGAAGAGGCCTGGGCGAGCATCGGTGAAGGCCTGATCGCCGACGCCGCCTGGCCGCCGGTCGACCCGGCCCTGCTGGTCGACGACGAAGTGACCGTCGCGATCCAGGTGAAGGGCAAGCTGCGCGATACCGTGACCGTTCCCAAGGGCATGCCCAAGGAAGAACTGGAGGCGCTTGCCCTTGCCAGCGAGAAGGTGCAGCGTGCTCTTGATGGAGCTGAAGTGCGCAAGGTAATCGTCGTGCCCGACCGCCTGGTCAATATCGTCGCGTGAGGGTTCTTGCAGGCCCCCTCGCCGCATTTGCCGCAGCGCTTCTGCTCGCCGGCTGCGGCTTGCAGCCGATGTATGCCGGCGGCGGCAATGCCGCTGTCGCGCGGGGGCTTGCCGGTGTGCAGGTCTCGGCGATCGAGGGGCGGGCCGGCTGGCTGGTGCGCAATGCCCTGGTCGACGAACTGGGCATGGCCGGTAAGGCTGTGCCCAAGTACCGTCTGGACATCCGCCTCGACGACAAGCTGGAAAGCTTCGCGCTGCTCTCGGACGATACCGTCGGCCGTGAACGCCGGACCTTGCGCGCCCGTTACCAGCTGGTCGATGTGGGCAGCGGCGAAATCGTGCTGGATGCCACCGCCGGTTCGGATGCGGGCATCGACGTGGTCTCGTCCGACTATGCGACGATCGCGGCCGAACAGACCGCGCTGGAAAACATGGCCAAGGACGTTGCGAACCGCATCGTCACCAATGTCGCGCTGCGTCTGCGCGGCGATACGGATCAGTAAGGACCCGTGAAGGCCAGCCAGAAGGAGTTCGCAGGGCTGGCTGCCCGAGCTGCCCGTGAGGCGCGCGTGTTCTTCTTCTGCGGCCCGGACGAATCCAGCGCTTTCGACGCCGCCACCCGCATCTTCTCGCTGCTGGACGATCCTGGTGAGCGGATCGAACTGTCCGGTGCCGATCTGCGCCGCGATCCCGTCCGCCTCGGCGACGAAGCCCGTTCCAACTCACTGTTCGGCGGCCCGCGCCACATCTGGGTCCGCGCAGCCGGCGATGAAGCGCACGACGCTGTCCAGACCCTGCTCGAAAACGATGTGGAGGGCTGCCCGGTTCTGATTGTCGCGACGGGCGCCACCGACAAGTCGCGGACCGCCAAGCTGCTTGCGACCCGCCCGGACGCCCTTGTCGCGATGTTCTACCCGCCCGATCTCGGCTCGGTTACCGCGTCGGTGCGCACCATGGCCAATGCCGCCGGCCTCAAGCTGGGCAGCGAGATCGCCGAGCGGATCGCGCGCGGGGCAGGGCTCGATACCCGCATTGCCCGCTCGGAAGTGACCAAGCTGGCGCTCTATCTCGACGCCTCACCGGAAACGCCGCGTCCTGTTGCGATGGCCGATCTTGA
The DNA window shown above is from Novosphingobium sp. P6W and carries:
- a CDS encoding DUF3576 domain-containing protein produces the protein MTGSTDTGLLTLRNLATAGFCAVAALALAGCGGGREKAKTTLAPSQVTTIGVNSYLWRASLDSVSFMPLLQSDSAGGVIITDWYVNPKTPTERVKVSIMILDQNLRADALKVTAVREVSQGGGWTPAPVQAATVQKLEDIILTRARDLRRDSIGG
- the lptE gene encoding LPS assembly lipoprotein LptE, with the protein product MYAGGGNAAVARGLAGVQVSAIEGRAGWLVRNALVDELGMAGKAVPKYRLDIRLDDKLESFALLSDDTVGRERRTLRARYQLVDVGSGEIVLDATAGSDAGIDVVSSDYATIAAEQTALENMAKDVANRIVTNVALRLRGDTDQ
- the phbB gene encoding acetoacetyl-CoA reductase, whose product is MARVAIVTGGTRGIGKAVSLALKERGHTVLANYAGNEEKALAFTAETGISAYRWDVGDHEATQESCARIAAEIGPIDIVINNAGITRDGVLQRMSFDDWNDVMRINLGGCFNTAKATFGGMRERGWGRIVNIGSINGQAGQYGQVNYAAAKSGIHGFTKALAQEGAKYGVTVNAIAPGYIDTDMVAAVPAPVLEKIVAKIPVGRLGSAYEIARGCAFLCSENAAFVTGSTLSINGGQHMY
- the holA gene encoding DNA polymerase III subunit delta, with the translated sequence MKASQKEFAGLAARAAREARVFFFCGPDESSAFDAATRIFSLLDDPGERIELSGADLRRDPVRLGDEARSNSLFGGPRHIWVRAAGDEAHDAVQTLLENDVEGCPVLIVATGATDKSRTAKLLATRPDALVAMFYPPDLGSVTASVRTMANAAGLKLGSEIAERIARGAGLDTRIARSEVTKLALYLDASPETPRPVAMADLDAIGASTEDDGFATLVDAVLGGRRDAVGPELRRMREQEMNPVGLLLAFERRAAQLAGLNARLGDGRDVAGFLKVEAGARRVFWKDQPALTVQLQLWRGQRLERLVARLIALHQSLLSNSQDAEILLADGLLTIARSARPNTRQRTITTA
- the leuS gene encoding leucine--tRNA ligase; translation: MTERFDPAQADTRWQAAWDEAQSFRADDTSSKPRSYVLEMFPYPSGRIHIGHVRNYTMGDVLARYKRMKGFEVLHPMGWDAFGMPAENAAMEKGVHPGGWTRENIANMKAQLKRLGFALDWSRELATCEPKYYGHEQALFLDLYAHDLVYRKESAVNWDPVDHTVLANEQVIDGRGWRSGALVEKRKLSQWFLKITDFADELLEGLSSLDKWPEKVRTMQENWIGKSQGLQFKFDLSTGGSVEVYSTRPDTIFGASFVAVAADHPIAQAAAVGRPEVDEFIALCKQGGTTAAELETAEKLGFDTGITAKHPFTGAELPVFIANFVLMDYGTGAVMAVPGHDQRDFEFATKYALPILRVVAASAADADKPFDGESEAGDGILVNSGFLDGMSVADAKAAVIGRAEAEGWGEGKTVWRLRDWGVSRQRYWGTPIPFIHCEVCGVVPVPKKHLPVTLPDDVDFQTPGNPLVRHPTWKHVDCPQCGAPARRETDTLDTFVDSSWYFLRFASQPGDRPFDPVKIAEWLPVEQYIGGIEHAILHLLYARFWTRALARIGKIEVKEPFGSLFTQGMVTHETYFRINDANGQPVYFTPGEVERRSDGATLKADGAPIEVGRVIKMSKSKKNVVDPDEIVATYGADAIRWFMLSDSPPERDLPWSEAGIEGCGRFVQRLWRLFGQYEAGATGEDKALDRKAHQTVDAAARDIESLGFNKTVARIYELTGAIEKAAPSASRSTAIRTLLLLVSPMMPHLAEEAWASIGEGLIADAAWPPVDPALLVDDEVTVAIQVKGKLRDTVTVPKGMPKEELEALALASEKVQRALDGAEVRKVIVVPDRLVNIVA
- a CDS encoding DMT family transporter; the protein is MQTPTPLSAPRSELSALLPYAALLAAMVAFATGSSAAKQLFPMVGAAGTTLYRVGFAAILLMAMWRPWRRHWTRGELLLLVRYGIVLGMMNLSFYLALRTIPLGLAIAIELLGPLSVALFNSRRLLHFVWIALALGGLALLLPGGDVTGGLDPVGIGFALCAAVCWGLYIVCGKKVAHLHPGQTVAMGMVFATLAVAPFGIAAMGAGLLNIHAAVLGLIVAVLSSAIPYSLEMISLRHIPERTYGVVLSIDPAIGALAGYVLLGEVLTGRQLAALSCVIFAAVGAVLTRGAETAPSTVEALVAP